The Periplaneta americana isolate PAMFEO1 chromosome 16, P.americana_PAMFEO1_priV1, whole genome shotgun sequence genome segment TTAAGGGACTTACTGTACTTTGAGTGGATTCCAGAAGagtttccaaattttgaaaaatgttctgATTCATCTGGATAGATACGGCATACATCAAGGTATTCTacattttacttacttttttgcTGTCAGTGAAGTGCAGTCAATTTTAATATAGGTAGAGAAACGTAAAGTTGAGAACTTCATGCGGCAAGTCTTGAAATTATTAGAAATAGAAATAGAACTTTTGAATTTTCTTGAATTGATTGTGGGCGGATTCCAACTTAGTTACAAAACTCGGGAAACTTGACTAAATGTTTGAACAAAATTTCTAACCATTTTCTTGTGTGAGATATAGGTGTTATATTCATAGGAAAGGAAAACCTAAGCactgaaaaatgatgaaattatatcgAAAGTAGCTATGAAAATCGAGGGTATTAAAAATGATAAtgcatttttctttctcctgcaaaatctctTTAAATGTGCACAGAGAATTTTGGAGGCGCATCGACGATATGTAACATTTTGtcactggcaaaaaaaaaaaaaaaaagagtcttcAAATCGTTTTAGAACTAAACATTGTTTTTTTGATCTCCTCGTCACTAAGTTTGAATGAATCAGAAATATCTTGAAGTTCTTCTCCTACAAAGTGCAATAAAATAGCCACCTGTTTTTCCTTCAGCTCTTTTTTCATAAtaagtatcaataaatgcactaaATTGTTTCTTATATCTTTCCCAATTTAAGGTCATAGCGCAGTTGTGCagattatttatgcatttatgttAATTCATATACATTTCCCTCCTAAATCCCCCAAATTCCCCTCCTGCTTGGGAACAACAGCTTTAGATTATGATTATCAAATAAATCAGTGTTTTGTTTGATAATTTTACAACACTTATCTGACATTCAATATGACCTTTAAATTTTTAGATTATGAGTCTGCCACAGGATTTGAAATTACACTTTTAGTGtgtcacatgttgaaaaaggttgaaaaagctGCTCTATAAGGAAAAGAATCCCACGAAAAATCTAACCCACGAATTGTCTCCTATTAACTAAAAATTCTACTGCACCTAATACGATTTAAATGCAGTCCTGTGGAATCTGAAATCGATGTGCTTCTGTTTTATTTGTTCCGTATTTTTAGGAAGAGCAGAGTAACTTGGACACAGTGAATGAGGAGGCAAGGGTGGAAGTAGCGGCAGAGGGCAACGAGGTTTCTACCGAAAGGTGAGTGTGATGTGCGACTCTTCACGTAGAGAGTTCATTGTGTTTGAAGTTTCATTTCTCTTGACTGTCCAGAAGCAGCTTCAGAAGAACTGTCTGTCTGAATCATCCAGCAATAATCAGTCATCACAATGACATTCCACTTCCACTGGTTTCCTTAATATACTGTTAAAACTTTTCTTCATGTTCTTCACTAAAAGCACCtagattttgaagaaaataatgtcGATGGTCATGCTAGAAGTGGACCTTTACACTCGTATTGCAGGCCAGAGTCGTGAAACTCCCCAACATAATTTCTACAGTTTCTTTATACTTCACTTTCTAATTCCCAAGGAAATAATGAACTTCCATTTTGAGGCCATTCCAAATGTTTTTCTGCAAACTGCTCCTCAGATTCTTAGATCGTTAAAAATacacttttaggcacctaaaataggctctaCACATTGTCAATTAGGCACTAAATATATGCTTTTCGGCACCTAAAATAGGTTCTACAAATTGTGAATTAGGCACTAAATATACACTTTTCGGCACTAAAATTGCAAATTTGGGCACCTAAAATACAAATTAACACAACTCAGAATAGAGTTTTTTACACCTAAAATGTGTATCTACCTACTGAAAATGCAACAAcaactttaataattaatattaggcattgcgatgtattaattatagttacaagaacagaaaaattattttggttGGTTTATGGTTTtattaaaatctaaaataattgtgtttaattatatcagtaattattatgtatttgtctAGTTCTGCAGTAGTTATTAGTGGTATTAGTCTGGGCAGCTTTCGCTTTATCATCGGAGCCATTAACATGCTGACTGATGTGATTTTTTCTCTCGCGACACCTCAACACCAGAAAACAATAGTTATAATTACTGCATAATATTCATTATTGATATTAGAAGGTCAATTATTGAAATGCACATCACTggtaccaatattttaaattaagtctACCAGAAGAACAATTTCCTTATAAATCCGTCcattttatctctggctgttatgTTAAAATCTTGGTTTCCCAAACTACTATTTCAAGTGTTTgaagaaactgatcagaaagaagccAAAACGAATTGAAGTCGGTCTAATATATTATGagacaaggttgggaagtgcttttcacaAAATCGaacaaaagtttgaaaaacgattacagcgagtttttcaatttcagagATTGTGCAATCCACTTCACAAACGtgaattgtacaacatttttaaaattgcaagtacaatgtattttgcattgaaaattcagagtaatattattccaaagctttcgcaaaactgcactttaatagtaatttatttaatctggcagagctaaggctatTAGGACttctaactaagtaacaataagtgcactgtaatgggtctatttcagtatagttttatgttatgaagaatggtttccaaagcaacaaatttctgtgtgagaattctaactATCAAAGATTAACAACAGTAGCTGTAAATAAGGCAAAAAAATAGCTTTGCATATTGCAATTTCTAGTTTTGCAGGTATCGATGAAAGATAAGTAGTTGGGTGGTATCtactgattttgagtaaaattatccaTATTCACGATCTTACAggcatttgtatttttcgaatggggttaattAGTGGTATGGTAATGGAGGGGTTGCTTAATATCTCACCCAAAAGTGAGAACCACTTCCTTAAGGAATGGAGTAGGCAGTTGCAATGACGAGAATTTGCAACGGTAAATGATGAAGGGTAAcaggaagtgttatgatgaggtaaaCTAAAAGTgccggtgatctgagatcgagtatttagggtATGGTTGGAACATAAATTCACAAGATGAGATAACAGATAAGTTGGCGTTGAGGTGTGCTGAATTTTAAATAGCAGAAAAGACAGTGTGAAGTCCTGTGGTCATAGCATTGTAATATGCAAAAAGAACatacgaaaatagtgaaacaaccAGGTAGGTTGCTCATAGTTTATATTACTTATAAAACTGTTCAAAACCTACAACGATATAATATGTATTAACGGCAAATAACAACAATTTGATGATCAATTAGGAAACTAATATCCGAACGCACGAAAAAATTGTTTCTGGTCAGCGAGTGCCTACCCTCAGCTTAAGGCTGCGGTGCTTCCCTTTGAGTCGTCCACcgaaaaaaaattcaacaatgtTTGCACAGTATCCATAATGCACAAATTGTCAATTGAAAATGTGGTGTAAATGAACAAACAGTACAACATAATCTGTCTACGTTCCCCTTAAATTATCTTGAAAGCTATTTTCGTGCCTAAACGAAAATAGTATTGAAAATTTCAAGCCGTTTATTATACCCTTTCCAATAactacaattgaggggtttgccggaataTGGGTGTATACGTCGATATGGTGAAATGTGATACAGGCAATCtcagattttaaaacgcacctgaataaaatgttatacggatagtgaacaaaattataaattaaatttaaaatcctAGTgaatataaatgttttgtagcacttaagcaatttatattattaaatttccttatatttgtaccatataaaacttcggtctatacgcccttgttccatataatgatttgcttaggggatttaatgtagatttcagatttaaatttcacacggaattgaaacaaagatatattttatgacatttattatctacttctaaagtaattcacattatttcagatatactgagtagacattaagtacgcaaagcaaaatctctgaatataggctaacagaaaaagaaaatctccattttgtgtgaacataaataaataaaatttactgtttgtataatcctgataacaataagcccaaaaatttgaatattgtaacaaatctctttatataacataacatttccgtctgaatctacgagtttcataaatttgtttactcttaaagcaaggacaataatgaacataaaaccTGTCAAACGAAACAACTGGAGTGAATAATttgaactatacagggtgtttaaaaaatacggggcataatttcaggtatgtatttcccacatgtagacaatcaaaatagttcattacaacatgtgtccggaaatgctttatttccgagttatggccttcacaacattgaaattcaccggaaccatacctcatgttttagaagacactccactgatcaatcgtcaacacattcacttcttgcatgatggcgctcctgcacacttcagtcgtacggctcgccggtacttggatcgaaggtttcctgatcgatggatagatagaggtggaccaattgcttggcctccacgctcacctgatctgaaccctctcgatttatacttgtggggccatttaaaatcattggtttattcgtctccggtgcctgatttggaataccttcggaatcgaattgtggcatgttctgaggacatacgcaatactcctggggtttgggatcgtgttcgcaggtcaatgagacatcgatgtgaggcctgtattcaagcaggaggtggacattttgaacatcttctgtaatgacaacgacttgctaaaagaaaaacgttccggtgaatttcaatgttgtgaaggccataactcggaaatgaagcatttccggacacatgttgtaatgaactattttgattgtctacatgtgggaaatacatacctgaaattatgccccgtatttttaaacaccctgtatatattttcttagTCTCTacaaagagaaaacacacacagtacattATGCGGTAACGcacagcactagctctacttgtagactgactgactaaatcgcgcacgcacgcagccctgtcctgcaggtatgtacagtacaatcagaacaaaatttcgctactataattagcgaattattcactacaatttaaaccgttttcccgaagaagggcgtagaggtctatccgcctttcttccagcaaacccctcaattacaatCACTTTCTGTCCTTCGTAGATAACGTAGTCTATTTCCcaatctttaatattttattctctcTTTCCTACATAAATTATGTATgagatgtgttttgttttatattttataatttgtttttggctgtatattatagtataatgTTAATTTCAAAAGCGTCCATTGTCTCCTATAACTAAAATGATAATTCACGACGATCTATCTCCAACGCAGATGAACATCATGGTCAAGTGGGTTTCATCTCATTTgggtatttaataattaaaatatatatatatatatataattgttgtaaatattttaaagactGATAGAATATTTTCTGCCTAGGATTGGAATGCCCACAAAGAGGAAATCATCAGAATCCGTCGGTATTGTACATGTAGAGAAGACGATTGTGTGTCAGATTTTAAATAGTTCAGGTTCCTCGGAAAAACCTGTGGGGATTCATGAAGATGAGAAGCAACTTGAAATCAAAGCATCTGAACCTTGTTTCTCGAAATCGTCAACTGAGATGTATTTCCAGAACGGCCTGAATATTGTGTGGCCTACTTCAGTTTCGATCTGCCATTCTGAACTGACAGTCCTGGAGCTACAGGCTACTTGTAAGTCTATGGAGACCATAACCCTAATGTTCTCTATGAGATGGCGCTAATGCTTGTAATCACAGGTGGAAATTAAAATCTCTCCGATTTCCTAAGTGCAGTAAATGAATAAGTCTGTCGCCTGCCATTGTAAGTGCTAGGGTAAGTTACctacaaagaatacaattatatctgaaaaataaaaatgtatgctgTGTAATCTACGAAATAGGTTATAATAATATTAGGATGTTGAAACAACATATGTATAATAAGAGTATTCCTTCAACTTCACGGAATTCACCTGGGGAGGAATAtgattaacttttatattgcctACATAAAAACATGTTACAGTAGAGTATCGATTAACCGGCCTTCTGTGTTACCCggttagttttttttcttttacagtaGTGTAGTACGTAAATTCAGTACTGAACAATAACAAAGTCTTTTTAAGTAAATTACATTAGGTACTATGctgaattatgaataaaaaacAGTTTATTATGTACATGTGAGTATAGTGTGATTTACATTACTGGGTTCGACCTCTGAACCTTTAATTTTACAGGATCAAAAACCACATAGCGCTCTCAACCTCCGTATAATCCGGATTCTTTGTTATCCCGATTGCCCTTGGCTTACATAG includes the following:
- the LOC138691427 gene encoding uncharacterized protein is translated as MATDSSDVSVLQERNFSDHHVTGIKEEYEDHSQDLTSQIKFEEHPVPISFPVEKREPEEEQSNLDTVNEEARVEVAAEGNEVSTERIGMPTKRKSSESVGIVHVEKTIVCQILNSSGSSEKPVGIHEDEKQLEIKASEPCFSKSSTEMYFQNGLNIVWPTSVSICHSELTVLELQATCKSMETITLMFSMRWR